One Ictalurus furcatus strain D&B chromosome 24, Billie_1.0, whole genome shotgun sequence DNA segment encodes these proteins:
- the epn3a gene encoding epsin-3 isoform X1, with amino-acid sequence MTTSSLRRSVKNIVNNYTEAEIKVREATSNDPWGPSGSLMIEIAELTFNVVAFAEVMGIIWKRMNDHGKNWRHVYKALTLLDYLVKTGSERVAQQCRENIHTIQTLRDFQYIDRDGQDQGVNVREKAKQLVSLLQDKEKLKQERGQAQTTRERMARTGNVMAYGSMPPPYSGSRTSQPSMAAVHGDTYGRSRGSPPTFNLSTSPPHLAPELEQARPQTSGEEELQLQLALAMSREESEKPPPPVDIDEQTQLQIAMSLSKEEAQKKPPPVVTLDMDEETQLQIALSLSKEEHQQEERSRLGDESLLQKALEESKREMEAKAGGSAMLDLLDIFAPDSEAPPGANPWDPAGAGGQAQAVGPLRVDPWDSLEPSSSTRGPGSSWAAPSSLHSQPWDTRSRPPDPWEAPQNAPSPVPSSQTWPSTVAPAATGIDPFSPLTADKKGSAVPVKCSSPRPGSPTDGDFFDDAMDGGQVNINGRSEGSPELFDLSRLGESLAEPASRTCRTPEAFLGPVAASLVNLDSLIPPNQAPKNLNPFLTGLSAPSVTNPFQSEQPRLTLNQMRPTSTSPTPSSLQYSASLPLPASNQPLSLPSSFTQPSEGHVNMPGNLPQPLLPLSSTSAHGQPDQSQNPFL; translated from the exons ATGACGACTTCGTCCTTGCGCCGCTCCGTCAAGAACATCGTAAACAACTACACGGAGGCGGAGATCAAAGTGCGAGAAGCGACCTCCAACGACCCGTGGGGTCCTTCGGGTTCGCTCATGATCGAGATCGCCGAGTTGACTTTCAACGTGGTGGCCTTCGCCGAGGTCATGGGTATCATCTGGAAGCGCATGAACGACCACGGCAAGAACTGGCGTCACGTCTACAAGGCGCTGACGCTGCTGGATTATCTGGTGAAGACGGGCTCGGAGCGCGTGGCTCAGCAATGCAGGGAGAACATCCACACCATCCAGACGCTCCGGGACTTCCAGTACATAGACCGTGATGGCCAGGACCAGGGCGTGAATGTGCGTGAGAAGGCCAAGCAGCTCGTTTCTTTGCTCCAAGACAAAGAGAAACTGAAGCAAGAGAGGGGCCAGGCTCAGACGACACGTGAGCGCATGGCCCGTACCGGAAACGTCATGGCGTACGGCTCCATGCCTCCGCCCTACTCGGGAAGCCGCACCAGCCAACCCAGCATGGCGGCCGTCCACGGGGACACGTACGGCCGATCTCGAGGCTCGCCCCCCACGTTCAACT TGTCCACTTCGCCCCCTCATCTGGCCCCGGAGCTGGAGCAGGCGCGCCCGCAGACCAGCGGCGAGGAAGAGCTACAACTGCAGCTGGCGTTGGCCATGAGCCGAGAGGAGAGCGAGAAG CCTCCTCCTCCTGTGGATATCGACGAACAGACACAACTCCAGATTGCAATGAGCCTCAGCAAGGAGGAGGCCCAAAAG AAGCCTCCACCTGTCGTCACCTTAGACATGGACGAAGAGACGCAGCTCCAGATTGCTCTGAGCCTCAGTAAGGAGGAACATCAGCAG GAGGAGCGAAGTCGCCTGGGAGATGAGTCGTTGCTCCAGAAAGCCCTTGAAGAGAGTAAACGCGAAATGGAAGCTAAAGCAGGAGGG TCTGCCATGTTGGATCTGCTGGATATTTTTGCTCCAGACTCTGAAGCGCCACCTGGTGCCAACCCGTGGGATCCGGCTGGAGCCGGTGGTCAAGCGCAGGCTGTGGGACCGCTGAGGGTCGACCCGTGGGATTCTCTGg AGCCAAGCTCCTCAACTCGAGGTCCTGGCAGCTCCTGGGCAGCACCTTCCAGTCTTCACTCTCAGCCCTGGGACACTCGGTCACGTCCTCCTGACCCATGGGAAGCTCCTCAGAACGCCCCCAGTCCTGTTCCCTCGAGTCAGACATGGCCCTCAACTGTTGCCCCTG cAGCCACAGGAATAGACCCTTTCTCTCCTCTAACAGCAGACAAAAAAGGGTCTGCTGTCCCAGTCAAATGCTCATCACCACGGCCTGGAAGTCCCACAG ATGGAGATTTTTTTGATGACGCCATGGATGGAGGTCAAGTGAACATTAACGGGCGTAGTGAGGGAAGTCCGGAATTATTTGACTTGTCTCGTTTGGGAGAAAGTTTAGCAGAGCCGGCGTCTCGGACCTGTCGCACTCCGGAAGCCTTCCTGGGCCCCGTAGCGGCCTCGCTCGTCAATCTCGACTCCTTGATCCCGCCGAATCAAGCTCCTAAGAACTTAAACCCGTTTTTAACAG GTCTGAGCGCTCCTTCGGTCACAAATCCATTCCAAAGCGAGCAGCCACGGCTCACGCTCAATCAGATGCGTCCTACCTCCACGTCCCCCACTCCCAGCTCGCTGCAGTACAGCGCCTCTCTGCCTCTGCCTGCGAGCAATCAGCCTTTGTCCTTACCCAGCTCCTTCACCCAGCCTTCAGAGGGACACGTTAACATGCCTGGGAACCTGCCTCAACCGCTGCTACCGCTCTCGTCCACATCCGCACACGGACAACCAGATCAGAGTCAGAACCCATTCCTCTGA
- the epn3a gene encoding epsin-3 isoform X2 yields the protein MTTSSLRRSVKNIVNNYTEAEIKVREATSNDPWGPSGSLMIEIAELTFNVVAFAEVMGIIWKRMNDHGKNWRHVYKALTLLDYLVKTGSERVAQQCRENIHTIQTLRDFQYIDRDGQDQGVNVREKAKQLVSLLQDKEKLKQERGQAQTTRERMARTGNVMAYGSMPPPYSGSRTSQPSMAAVHGDTYGRSRGSPPTFNLSTSPPHLAPELEQARPQTSGEEELQLQLALAMSREESEKPPPPVDIDEQTQLQIAMSLSKEEAQKKPPPVVTLDMDEETQLQIALSLSKEEHQQEERSRLGDESLLQKALEESKREMEAKAGGSAMLDLLDIFAPDSEAPPGANPWDPAGAGGQAQAVGPLRVDPWDSLEPSSSTRGPGSSWAAPSSLHSQPWDTRSRPPDPWEAPQNAPSPVPSSQTWPSTVAPATGIDPFSPLTADKKGSAVPVKCSSPRPGSPTDGDFFDDAMDGGQVNINGRSEGSPELFDLSRLGESLAEPASRTCRTPEAFLGPVAASLVNLDSLIPPNQAPKNLNPFLTGLSAPSVTNPFQSEQPRLTLNQMRPTSTSPTPSSLQYSASLPLPASNQPLSLPSSFTQPSEGHVNMPGNLPQPLLPLSSTSAHGQPDQSQNPFL from the exons ATGACGACTTCGTCCTTGCGCCGCTCCGTCAAGAACATCGTAAACAACTACACGGAGGCGGAGATCAAAGTGCGAGAAGCGACCTCCAACGACCCGTGGGGTCCTTCGGGTTCGCTCATGATCGAGATCGCCGAGTTGACTTTCAACGTGGTGGCCTTCGCCGAGGTCATGGGTATCATCTGGAAGCGCATGAACGACCACGGCAAGAACTGGCGTCACGTCTACAAGGCGCTGACGCTGCTGGATTATCTGGTGAAGACGGGCTCGGAGCGCGTGGCTCAGCAATGCAGGGAGAACATCCACACCATCCAGACGCTCCGGGACTTCCAGTACATAGACCGTGATGGCCAGGACCAGGGCGTGAATGTGCGTGAGAAGGCCAAGCAGCTCGTTTCTTTGCTCCAAGACAAAGAGAAACTGAAGCAAGAGAGGGGCCAGGCTCAGACGACACGTGAGCGCATGGCCCGTACCGGAAACGTCATGGCGTACGGCTCCATGCCTCCGCCCTACTCGGGAAGCCGCACCAGCCAACCCAGCATGGCGGCCGTCCACGGGGACACGTACGGCCGATCTCGAGGCTCGCCCCCCACGTTCAACT TGTCCACTTCGCCCCCTCATCTGGCCCCGGAGCTGGAGCAGGCGCGCCCGCAGACCAGCGGCGAGGAAGAGCTACAACTGCAGCTGGCGTTGGCCATGAGCCGAGAGGAGAGCGAGAAG CCTCCTCCTCCTGTGGATATCGACGAACAGACACAACTCCAGATTGCAATGAGCCTCAGCAAGGAGGAGGCCCAAAAG AAGCCTCCACCTGTCGTCACCTTAGACATGGACGAAGAGACGCAGCTCCAGATTGCTCTGAGCCTCAGTAAGGAGGAACATCAGCAG GAGGAGCGAAGTCGCCTGGGAGATGAGTCGTTGCTCCAGAAAGCCCTTGAAGAGAGTAAACGCGAAATGGAAGCTAAAGCAGGAGGG TCTGCCATGTTGGATCTGCTGGATATTTTTGCTCCAGACTCTGAAGCGCCACCTGGTGCCAACCCGTGGGATCCGGCTGGAGCCGGTGGTCAAGCGCAGGCTGTGGGACCGCTGAGGGTCGACCCGTGGGATTCTCTGg AGCCAAGCTCCTCAACTCGAGGTCCTGGCAGCTCCTGGGCAGCACCTTCCAGTCTTCACTCTCAGCCCTGGGACACTCGGTCACGTCCTCCTGACCCATGGGAAGCTCCTCAGAACGCCCCCAGTCCTGTTCCCTCGAGTCAGACATGGCCCTCAACTGTTGCCCCTG CCACAGGAATAGACCCTTTCTCTCCTCTAACAGCAGACAAAAAAGGGTCTGCTGTCCCAGTCAAATGCTCATCACCACGGCCTGGAAGTCCCACAG ATGGAGATTTTTTTGATGACGCCATGGATGGAGGTCAAGTGAACATTAACGGGCGTAGTGAGGGAAGTCCGGAATTATTTGACTTGTCTCGTTTGGGAGAAAGTTTAGCAGAGCCGGCGTCTCGGACCTGTCGCACTCCGGAAGCCTTCCTGGGCCCCGTAGCGGCCTCGCTCGTCAATCTCGACTCCTTGATCCCGCCGAATCAAGCTCCTAAGAACTTAAACCCGTTTTTAACAG GTCTGAGCGCTCCTTCGGTCACAAATCCATTCCAAAGCGAGCAGCCACGGCTCACGCTCAATCAGATGCGTCCTACCTCCACGTCCCCCACTCCCAGCTCGCTGCAGTACAGCGCCTCTCTGCCTCTGCCTGCGAGCAATCAGCCTTTGTCCTTACCCAGCTCCTTCACCCAGCCTTCAGAGGGACACGTTAACATGCCTGGGAACCTGCCTCAACCGCTGCTACCGCTCTCGTCCACATCCGCACACGGACAACCAGATCAGAGTCAGAACCCATTCCTCTGA
- the epn3a gene encoding epsin-3 isoform X3 — MTTSSLRRSVKNIVNNYTEAEIKVREATSNDPWGPSGSLMIEIAELTFNVVAFAEVMGIIWKRMNDHGKNWRHVYKALTLLDYLVKTGSERVAQQCRENIHTIQTLRDFQYIDRDGQDQGVNVREKAKQLVSLLQDKEKLKQERGQAQTTRERMARTGNVMAYGSMPPPYSGSRTSQPSMAAVHGDTYGRSRGSPPTFNLSTSPPHLAPELEQARPQTSGEEELQLQLALAMSREESEKPPPPVDIDEQTQLQIAMSLSKEEAQKKPPPVVTLDMDEETQLQIALSLSKEEHQQEERSRLGDESLLQKALEESKREMEAKAGGSAMLDLLDIFAPDSEAPPGANPWDPAGAGGQAQAVGPLRVDPWDSLEPSSSTRGPGSSWAAPSSLHSQPWDTRSRPPDPWEAPQNAPSPVPSSQTWPSTVAPADKKGSAVPVKCSSPRPGSPTDGDFFDDAMDGGQVNINGRSEGSPELFDLSRLGESLAEPASRTCRTPEAFLGPVAASLVNLDSLIPPNQAPKNLNPFLTGLSAPSVTNPFQSEQPRLTLNQMRPTSTSPTPSSLQYSASLPLPASNQPLSLPSSFTQPSEGHVNMPGNLPQPLLPLSSTSAHGQPDQSQNPFL; from the exons ATGACGACTTCGTCCTTGCGCCGCTCCGTCAAGAACATCGTAAACAACTACACGGAGGCGGAGATCAAAGTGCGAGAAGCGACCTCCAACGACCCGTGGGGTCCTTCGGGTTCGCTCATGATCGAGATCGCCGAGTTGACTTTCAACGTGGTGGCCTTCGCCGAGGTCATGGGTATCATCTGGAAGCGCATGAACGACCACGGCAAGAACTGGCGTCACGTCTACAAGGCGCTGACGCTGCTGGATTATCTGGTGAAGACGGGCTCGGAGCGCGTGGCTCAGCAATGCAGGGAGAACATCCACACCATCCAGACGCTCCGGGACTTCCAGTACATAGACCGTGATGGCCAGGACCAGGGCGTGAATGTGCGTGAGAAGGCCAAGCAGCTCGTTTCTTTGCTCCAAGACAAAGAGAAACTGAAGCAAGAGAGGGGCCAGGCTCAGACGACACGTGAGCGCATGGCCCGTACCGGAAACGTCATGGCGTACGGCTCCATGCCTCCGCCCTACTCGGGAAGCCGCACCAGCCAACCCAGCATGGCGGCCGTCCACGGGGACACGTACGGCCGATCTCGAGGCTCGCCCCCCACGTTCAACT TGTCCACTTCGCCCCCTCATCTGGCCCCGGAGCTGGAGCAGGCGCGCCCGCAGACCAGCGGCGAGGAAGAGCTACAACTGCAGCTGGCGTTGGCCATGAGCCGAGAGGAGAGCGAGAAG CCTCCTCCTCCTGTGGATATCGACGAACAGACACAACTCCAGATTGCAATGAGCCTCAGCAAGGAGGAGGCCCAAAAG AAGCCTCCACCTGTCGTCACCTTAGACATGGACGAAGAGACGCAGCTCCAGATTGCTCTGAGCCTCAGTAAGGAGGAACATCAGCAG GAGGAGCGAAGTCGCCTGGGAGATGAGTCGTTGCTCCAGAAAGCCCTTGAAGAGAGTAAACGCGAAATGGAAGCTAAAGCAGGAGGG TCTGCCATGTTGGATCTGCTGGATATTTTTGCTCCAGACTCTGAAGCGCCACCTGGTGCCAACCCGTGGGATCCGGCTGGAGCCGGTGGTCAAGCGCAGGCTGTGGGACCGCTGAGGGTCGACCCGTGGGATTCTCTGg AGCCAAGCTCCTCAACTCGAGGTCCTGGCAGCTCCTGGGCAGCACCTTCCAGTCTTCACTCTCAGCCCTGGGACACTCGGTCACGTCCTCCTGACCCATGGGAAGCTCCTCAGAACGCCCCCAGTCCTGTTCCCTCGAGTCAGACATGGCCCTCAACTGTTGCCCCTG CAGACAAAAAAGGGTCTGCTGTCCCAGTCAAATGCTCATCACCACGGCCTGGAAGTCCCACAG ATGGAGATTTTTTTGATGACGCCATGGATGGAGGTCAAGTGAACATTAACGGGCGTAGTGAGGGAAGTCCGGAATTATTTGACTTGTCTCGTTTGGGAGAAAGTTTAGCAGAGCCGGCGTCTCGGACCTGTCGCACTCCGGAAGCCTTCCTGGGCCCCGTAGCGGCCTCGCTCGTCAATCTCGACTCCTTGATCCCGCCGAATCAAGCTCCTAAGAACTTAAACCCGTTTTTAACAG GTCTGAGCGCTCCTTCGGTCACAAATCCATTCCAAAGCGAGCAGCCACGGCTCACGCTCAATCAGATGCGTCCTACCTCCACGTCCCCCACTCCCAGCTCGCTGCAGTACAGCGCCTCTCTGCCTCTGCCTGCGAGCAATCAGCCTTTGTCCTTACCCAGCTCCTTCACCCAGCCTTCAGAGGGACACGTTAACATGCCTGGGAACCTGCCTCAACCGCTGCTACCGCTCTCGTCCACATCCGCACACGGACAACCAGATCAGAGTCAGAACCCATTCCTCTGA
- the epn3a gene encoding epsin-2 isoform X6 → MTTSSLRRSVKNIVNNYTEAEIKVREATSNDPWGPSGSLMIEIAELTFNVVAFAEVMGIIWKRMNDHGKNWRHVYKALTLLDYLVKTGSERVAQQCRENIHTIQTLRDFQYIDRDGQDQGVNVREKAKQLVSLLQDKEKLKQERGQAQTTRERMARTGNVMAYGSMPPPYSGSRTSQPSMAAVHGDTYGRSRGSPPTFNLSTSPPHLAPELEQARPQTSGEEELQLQLALAMSREESEKPPPPVDIDEQTQLQIAMSLSKEEAQKKPPPVVTLDMDEETQLQIALSLSKEEHQQEERSRLGDESLLQKALEESKREMEAKAGGSAMLDLLDIFAPDSEAPPGANPWDPAGAGGQAQAVGPLRVDPWDSLDGDFFDDAMDGGQVNINGRSEGSPELFDLSRLGESLAEPASRTCRTPEAFLGPVAASLVNLDSLIPPNQAPKNLNPFLTGLSAPSVTNPFQSEQPRLTLNQMRPTSTSPTPSSLQYSASLPLPASNQPLSLPSSFTQPSEGHVNMPGNLPQPLLPLSSTSAHGQPDQSQNPFL, encoded by the exons ATGACGACTTCGTCCTTGCGCCGCTCCGTCAAGAACATCGTAAACAACTACACGGAGGCGGAGATCAAAGTGCGAGAAGCGACCTCCAACGACCCGTGGGGTCCTTCGGGTTCGCTCATGATCGAGATCGCCGAGTTGACTTTCAACGTGGTGGCCTTCGCCGAGGTCATGGGTATCATCTGGAAGCGCATGAACGACCACGGCAAGAACTGGCGTCACGTCTACAAGGCGCTGACGCTGCTGGATTATCTGGTGAAGACGGGCTCGGAGCGCGTGGCTCAGCAATGCAGGGAGAACATCCACACCATCCAGACGCTCCGGGACTTCCAGTACATAGACCGTGATGGCCAGGACCAGGGCGTGAATGTGCGTGAGAAGGCCAAGCAGCTCGTTTCTTTGCTCCAAGACAAAGAGAAACTGAAGCAAGAGAGGGGCCAGGCTCAGACGACACGTGAGCGCATGGCCCGTACCGGAAACGTCATGGCGTACGGCTCCATGCCTCCGCCCTACTCGGGAAGCCGCACCAGCCAACCCAGCATGGCGGCCGTCCACGGGGACACGTACGGCCGATCTCGAGGCTCGCCCCCCACGTTCAACT TGTCCACTTCGCCCCCTCATCTGGCCCCGGAGCTGGAGCAGGCGCGCCCGCAGACCAGCGGCGAGGAAGAGCTACAACTGCAGCTGGCGTTGGCCATGAGCCGAGAGGAGAGCGAGAAG CCTCCTCCTCCTGTGGATATCGACGAACAGACACAACTCCAGATTGCAATGAGCCTCAGCAAGGAGGAGGCCCAAAAG AAGCCTCCACCTGTCGTCACCTTAGACATGGACGAAGAGACGCAGCTCCAGATTGCTCTGAGCCTCAGTAAGGAGGAACATCAGCAG GAGGAGCGAAGTCGCCTGGGAGATGAGTCGTTGCTCCAGAAAGCCCTTGAAGAGAGTAAACGCGAAATGGAAGCTAAAGCAGGAGGG TCTGCCATGTTGGATCTGCTGGATATTTTTGCTCCAGACTCTGAAGCGCCACCTGGTGCCAACCCGTGGGATCCGGCTGGAGCCGGTGGTCAAGCGCAGGCTGTGGGACCGCTGAGGGTCGACCCGTGGGATTCTCTGg ATGGAGATTTTTTTGATGACGCCATGGATGGAGGTCAAGTGAACATTAACGGGCGTAGTGAGGGAAGTCCGGAATTATTTGACTTGTCTCGTTTGGGAGAAAGTTTAGCAGAGCCGGCGTCTCGGACCTGTCGCACTCCGGAAGCCTTCCTGGGCCCCGTAGCGGCCTCGCTCGTCAATCTCGACTCCTTGATCCCGCCGAATCAAGCTCCTAAGAACTTAAACCCGTTTTTAACAG GTCTGAGCGCTCCTTCGGTCACAAATCCATTCCAAAGCGAGCAGCCACGGCTCACGCTCAATCAGATGCGTCCTACCTCCACGTCCCCCACTCCCAGCTCGCTGCAGTACAGCGCCTCTCTGCCTCTGCCTGCGAGCAATCAGCCTTTGTCCTTACCCAGCTCCTTCACCCAGCCTTCAGAGGGACACGTTAACATGCCTGGGAACCTGCCTCAACCGCTGCTACCGCTCTCGTCCACATCCGCACACGGACAACCAGATCAGAGTCAGAACCCATTCCTCTGA
- the epn3a gene encoding epsin-3 isoform X4, with translation MTTSSLRRSVKNIVNNYTEAEIKVREATSNDPWGPSGSLMIEIAELTFNVVAFAEVMGIIWKRMNDHGKNWRHVYKALTLLDYLVKTGSERVAQQCRENIHTIQTLRDFQYIDRDGQDQGVNVREKAKQLVSLLQDKEKLKQERGQAQTTRERMARTGNVMAYGSMPPPYSGSRTSQPSMAAVHGDTYGRSRGSPPTFNLSTSPPHLAPELEQARPQTSGEEELQLQLALAMSREESEKPPPPVDIDEQTQLQIAMSLSKEEAQKEERSRLGDESLLQKALEESKREMEAKAGGSAMLDLLDIFAPDSEAPPGANPWDPAGAGGQAQAVGPLRVDPWDSLEPSSSTRGPGSSWAAPSSLHSQPWDTRSRPPDPWEAPQNAPSPVPSSQTWPSTVAPAATGIDPFSPLTADKKGSAVPVKCSSPRPGSPTDGDFFDDAMDGGQVNINGRSEGSPELFDLSRLGESLAEPASRTCRTPEAFLGPVAASLVNLDSLIPPNQAPKNLNPFLTGLSAPSVTNPFQSEQPRLTLNQMRPTSTSPTPSSLQYSASLPLPASNQPLSLPSSFTQPSEGHVNMPGNLPQPLLPLSSTSAHGQPDQSQNPFL, from the exons ATGACGACTTCGTCCTTGCGCCGCTCCGTCAAGAACATCGTAAACAACTACACGGAGGCGGAGATCAAAGTGCGAGAAGCGACCTCCAACGACCCGTGGGGTCCTTCGGGTTCGCTCATGATCGAGATCGCCGAGTTGACTTTCAACGTGGTGGCCTTCGCCGAGGTCATGGGTATCATCTGGAAGCGCATGAACGACCACGGCAAGAACTGGCGTCACGTCTACAAGGCGCTGACGCTGCTGGATTATCTGGTGAAGACGGGCTCGGAGCGCGTGGCTCAGCAATGCAGGGAGAACATCCACACCATCCAGACGCTCCGGGACTTCCAGTACATAGACCGTGATGGCCAGGACCAGGGCGTGAATGTGCGTGAGAAGGCCAAGCAGCTCGTTTCTTTGCTCCAAGACAAAGAGAAACTGAAGCAAGAGAGGGGCCAGGCTCAGACGACACGTGAGCGCATGGCCCGTACCGGAAACGTCATGGCGTACGGCTCCATGCCTCCGCCCTACTCGGGAAGCCGCACCAGCCAACCCAGCATGGCGGCCGTCCACGGGGACACGTACGGCCGATCTCGAGGCTCGCCCCCCACGTTCAACT TGTCCACTTCGCCCCCTCATCTGGCCCCGGAGCTGGAGCAGGCGCGCCCGCAGACCAGCGGCGAGGAAGAGCTACAACTGCAGCTGGCGTTGGCCATGAGCCGAGAGGAGAGCGAGAAG CCTCCTCCTCCTGTGGATATCGACGAACAGACACAACTCCAGATTGCAATGAGCCTCAGCAAGGAGGAGGCCCAAAAG GAGGAGCGAAGTCGCCTGGGAGATGAGTCGTTGCTCCAGAAAGCCCTTGAAGAGAGTAAACGCGAAATGGAAGCTAAAGCAGGAGGG TCTGCCATGTTGGATCTGCTGGATATTTTTGCTCCAGACTCTGAAGCGCCACCTGGTGCCAACCCGTGGGATCCGGCTGGAGCCGGTGGTCAAGCGCAGGCTGTGGGACCGCTGAGGGTCGACCCGTGGGATTCTCTGg AGCCAAGCTCCTCAACTCGAGGTCCTGGCAGCTCCTGGGCAGCACCTTCCAGTCTTCACTCTCAGCCCTGGGACACTCGGTCACGTCCTCCTGACCCATGGGAAGCTCCTCAGAACGCCCCCAGTCCTGTTCCCTCGAGTCAGACATGGCCCTCAACTGTTGCCCCTG cAGCCACAGGAATAGACCCTTTCTCTCCTCTAACAGCAGACAAAAAAGGGTCTGCTGTCCCAGTCAAATGCTCATCACCACGGCCTGGAAGTCCCACAG ATGGAGATTTTTTTGATGACGCCATGGATGGAGGTCAAGTGAACATTAACGGGCGTAGTGAGGGAAGTCCGGAATTATTTGACTTGTCTCGTTTGGGAGAAAGTTTAGCAGAGCCGGCGTCTCGGACCTGTCGCACTCCGGAAGCCTTCCTGGGCCCCGTAGCGGCCTCGCTCGTCAATCTCGACTCCTTGATCCCGCCGAATCAAGCTCCTAAGAACTTAAACCCGTTTTTAACAG GTCTGAGCGCTCCTTCGGTCACAAATCCATTCCAAAGCGAGCAGCCACGGCTCACGCTCAATCAGATGCGTCCTACCTCCACGTCCCCCACTCCCAGCTCGCTGCAGTACAGCGCCTCTCTGCCTCTGCCTGCGAGCAATCAGCCTTTGTCCTTACCCAGCTCCTTCACCCAGCCTTCAGAGGGACACGTTAACATGCCTGGGAACCTGCCTCAACCGCTGCTACCGCTCTCGTCCACATCCGCACACGGACAACCAGATCAGAGTCAGAACCCATTCCTCTGA
- the epn3a gene encoding epsin-3 isoform X5, producing the protein MTTSSLRRSVKNIVNNYTEAEIKVREATSNDPWGPSGSLMIEIAELTFNVVAFAEVMGIIWKRMNDHGKNWRHVYKALTLLDYLVKTGSERVAQQCRENIHTIQTLRDFQYIDRDGQDQGVNVREKAKQLVSLLQDKEKLKQERGQAQTTRERMARTGNVMAYGSMPPPYSGSRTSQPSMAAVHGDTYGRSRGSPPTFNLSTSPPHLAPELEQARPQTSGEEELQLQLALAMSREESEKEERSRLGDESLLQKALEESKREMEAKAGGSAMLDLLDIFAPDSEAPPGANPWDPAGAGGQAQAVGPLRVDPWDSLEPSSSTRGPGSSWAAPSSLHSQPWDTRSRPPDPWEAPQNAPSPVPSSQTWPSTVAPAATGIDPFSPLTADKKGSAVPVKCSSPRPGSPTDGDFFDDAMDGGQVNINGRSEGSPELFDLSRLGESLAEPASRTCRTPEAFLGPVAASLVNLDSLIPPNQAPKNLNPFLTGLSAPSVTNPFQSEQPRLTLNQMRPTSTSPTPSSLQYSASLPLPASNQPLSLPSSFTQPSEGHVNMPGNLPQPLLPLSSTSAHGQPDQSQNPFL; encoded by the exons ATGACGACTTCGTCCTTGCGCCGCTCCGTCAAGAACATCGTAAACAACTACACGGAGGCGGAGATCAAAGTGCGAGAAGCGACCTCCAACGACCCGTGGGGTCCTTCGGGTTCGCTCATGATCGAGATCGCCGAGTTGACTTTCAACGTGGTGGCCTTCGCCGAGGTCATGGGTATCATCTGGAAGCGCATGAACGACCACGGCAAGAACTGGCGTCACGTCTACAAGGCGCTGACGCTGCTGGATTATCTGGTGAAGACGGGCTCGGAGCGCGTGGCTCAGCAATGCAGGGAGAACATCCACACCATCCAGACGCTCCGGGACTTCCAGTACATAGACCGTGATGGCCAGGACCAGGGCGTGAATGTGCGTGAGAAGGCCAAGCAGCTCGTTTCTTTGCTCCAAGACAAAGAGAAACTGAAGCAAGAGAGGGGCCAGGCTCAGACGACACGTGAGCGCATGGCCCGTACCGGAAACGTCATGGCGTACGGCTCCATGCCTCCGCCCTACTCGGGAAGCCGCACCAGCCAACCCAGCATGGCGGCCGTCCACGGGGACACGTACGGCCGATCTCGAGGCTCGCCCCCCACGTTCAACT TGTCCACTTCGCCCCCTCATCTGGCCCCGGAGCTGGAGCAGGCGCGCCCGCAGACCAGCGGCGAGGAAGAGCTACAACTGCAGCTGGCGTTGGCCATGAGCCGAGAGGAGAGCGAGAAG GAGGAGCGAAGTCGCCTGGGAGATGAGTCGTTGCTCCAGAAAGCCCTTGAAGAGAGTAAACGCGAAATGGAAGCTAAAGCAGGAGGG TCTGCCATGTTGGATCTGCTGGATATTTTTGCTCCAGACTCTGAAGCGCCACCTGGTGCCAACCCGTGGGATCCGGCTGGAGCCGGTGGTCAAGCGCAGGCTGTGGGACCGCTGAGGGTCGACCCGTGGGATTCTCTGg AGCCAAGCTCCTCAACTCGAGGTCCTGGCAGCTCCTGGGCAGCACCTTCCAGTCTTCACTCTCAGCCCTGGGACACTCGGTCACGTCCTCCTGACCCATGGGAAGCTCCTCAGAACGCCCCCAGTCCTGTTCCCTCGAGTCAGACATGGCCCTCAACTGTTGCCCCTG cAGCCACAGGAATAGACCCTTTCTCTCCTCTAACAGCAGACAAAAAAGGGTCTGCTGTCCCAGTCAAATGCTCATCACCACGGCCTGGAAGTCCCACAG ATGGAGATTTTTTTGATGACGCCATGGATGGAGGTCAAGTGAACATTAACGGGCGTAGTGAGGGAAGTCCGGAATTATTTGACTTGTCTCGTTTGGGAGAAAGTTTAGCAGAGCCGGCGTCTCGGACCTGTCGCACTCCGGAAGCCTTCCTGGGCCCCGTAGCGGCCTCGCTCGTCAATCTCGACTCCTTGATCCCGCCGAATCAAGCTCCTAAGAACTTAAACCCGTTTTTAACAG GTCTGAGCGCTCCTTCGGTCACAAATCCATTCCAAAGCGAGCAGCCACGGCTCACGCTCAATCAGATGCGTCCTACCTCCACGTCCCCCACTCCCAGCTCGCTGCAGTACAGCGCCTCTCTGCCTCTGCCTGCGAGCAATCAGCCTTTGTCCTTACCCAGCTCCTTCACCCAGCCTTCAGAGGGACACGTTAACATGCCTGGGAACCTGCCTCAACCGCTGCTACCGCTCTCGTCCACATCCGCACACGGACAACCAGATCAGAGTCAGAACCCATTCCTCTGA